A region from the Aquimarina sp. ERC-38 genome encodes:
- a CDS encoding potassium channel family protein — translation MRAIFGSKITTAFTLLLIVSLIGIIGFRYVSQYSWIDAVYMTVITMSTVGFGEVQPLDDSAKLFTVVLIIFSVIIFAYAISVVTEYIFSKSDPERLQNKRLQKIMNKIENHIIIVGYGRNGRQAADKLLAYRKPFLVIENNRQVIEKNQNEDFNFIEGNATEDEVLLAAKIKNASCLICTLPEDADNLFIVLSARQINKDLKIISRASQDTSYKKIRLAGADNVIMPDRIGGDHMASLVVVPDLIEFLDNLSIIGKRSINIEEVTFEAMFDDQKSRTIKDIDLRSRTGCTIIGYKSADGEYTVNPEADLSLTPGSKIVVLGRPEQINSLNKEFDL, via the coding sequence ATGAGAGCAATATTTGGTTCTAAAATCACCACTGCATTTACACTACTGCTAATTGTCAGTTTAATTGGTATTATTGGTTTTCGCTATGTCTCTCAATATAGTTGGATAGATGCCGTTTACATGACGGTTATTACCATGTCGACCGTAGGTTTTGGCGAAGTGCAACCTTTAGATGATTCCGCAAAACTATTTACCGTTGTTCTTATTATATTTAGTGTGATTATTTTTGCCTATGCCATTTCTGTAGTAACCGAATATATTTTTAGTAAAAGTGATCCGGAACGCTTGCAAAATAAACGTTTACAAAAAATCATGAACAAAATTGAAAATCATATTATTATTGTAGGCTATGGCCGAAATGGAAGACAGGCCGCAGATAAACTACTAGCTTACAGAAAACCCTTTTTAGTTATAGAAAATAACCGACAGGTAATTGAAAAAAATCAAAATGAGGATTTCAATTTTATCGAAGGAAATGCTACCGAAGATGAAGTATTACTTGCAGCCAAGATCAAAAATGCCTCCTGCTTAATCTGTACCTTGCCGGAAGATGCAGATAACTTATTTATTGTTCTTTCTGCACGACAGATAAATAAGGATCTTAAAATTATAAGCCGTGCTTCTCAAGATACTTCCTATAAAAAAATCCGTTTAGCTGGAGCCGATAATGTAATCATGCCCGATCGAATAGGAGGGGATCATATGGCTAGTTTAGTTGTAGTTCCTGATTTGATTGAATTTTTGGATAATCTGTCAATAATAGGTAAAAGGTCGATAAATATTGAAGAAGTTACTTTTGAAGCCATGTTTGATGATCAAAAATCCCGAACAATCAAGGATATAGATCTCAGGTCGCGTACCGGATGTACAATCATAGGTTATAAATCTGCAGATGGTGAATATACCGTAAACCCCGAAGCTGACTTATCCTTAACTCCCGGTTCCAAAATTGTAGTCTTAGGACGCCCGGAACAGATCAATTCCTTAAATAAAGAATTTGATTTATAA
- the hpf gene encoding ribosome hibernation-promoting factor, HPF/YfiA family codes for MKVNLQSVNFNVDQKLVVFTQHKLDKLENHFSKIIYADVFLKVMNTKGRENKITEILLSVPGDEFITKKINKSFEEGVDECVTSLERQLRKRKEKLNAHV; via the coding sequence ATGAAAGTAAATCTTCAGTCTGTAAACTTTAACGTTGATCAAAAGTTAGTAGTTTTTACACAACATAAGTTGGATAAGTTAGAAAATCATTTTAGTAAAATTATTTATGCGGATGTATTTTTAAAAGTAATGAATACAAAAGGTAGAGAAAACAAAATAACAGAGATTTTACTAAGTGTTCCGGGAGATGAATTTATTACAAAGAAGATCAATAAATCCTTTGAAGAAGGTGTAGATGAATGTGTTACTTCTTTAGAGCGACAATTGCGAAAAAGAAAGGAAAAATTAAATGCACATGTTTAA
- the rplK gene encoding 50S ribosomal protein L11: MAKELSKVVKLQVRGGAANPSPPVGPALGAAGVNIMEFCKQFNARTQDKAGKVLPVAISVYKDKSFDFVIKTPPAAVQILEAAKQKKGSGEPNRKKVASVTWDQVRAIAEDKMQDLNAFTVESAMKMVAGTARSMGVNVKGQAPF, encoded by the coding sequence ATGGCTAAAGAATTAAGTAAAGTAGTAAAACTACAAGTTCGTGGGGGAGCGGCTAATCCGTCTCCACCTGTTGGGCCTGCTCTGGGTGCTGCCGGAGTAAATATTATGGAGTTCTGTAAGCAGTTTAATGCAAGAACACAGGATAAAGCAGGTAAAGTATTACCGGTAGCAATAAGTGTTTATAAGGATAAGTCTTTTGACTTTGTAATTAAAACGCCACCCGCAGCAGTTCAAATATTGGAAGCAGCAAAACAGAAAAAAGGTTCGGGAGAACCCAATCGTAAAAAAGTTGCCAGTGTAACCTGGGATCAGGTACGTGCTATAGCTGAAGATAAAATGCAGGATTTAAATGCATTTACAGTTGAATCTGCTATGAAAATGGTAGCTGGTACGGCAAGGTCAATGGGTGTTAATGTTAAAGGACAAGCTCCTTTTTAA
- the rpsU gene encoding 30S ribosomal protein S21, which produces MLIIPVKDGENIDRALKRFKRKFDRTGTMRQLRKRQQFTKPSVERRAQIQKAQYIQHLRDQEDI; this is translated from the coding sequence ATGTTAATTATACCAGTAAAAGACGGAGAAAATATTGATAGAGCGCTAAAGCGTTTTAAACGTAAATTTGATAGAACCGGGACGATGCGCCAGCTTCGTAAACGACAACAATTTACTAAACCTTCTGTAGAGCGAAGAGCTCAAATTCAAAAAGCGCAGTATATACAGCACTTAAGAGATCAGGAAGATATTTAA
- a CDS encoding acyl-CoA dehydrogenase family protein — MYFTEEHQLFRESLQDFLKKEVVPHIDKWEKTGTIERFIWKKFGEMGYFGITYPEQYGGMDLDIFYMIIWLEEMQKINSGGFAAAMWAHAYLAMTHLNVEGTPYIKEKYLEPSIAGEKIGCLCISEPFGGSDVAGMRTVAIEKEDHFLISGSKIFITNGVYSDYLVVAAKTNPELEHKGISMFVMDREAAGINATKLDKLGWRASDTAELAFDQVKVPKENLLGEVNKGFAYIMQHFASERLIMGVNAHARAQYALDYTIDYMGQREAFGKKIDQFQALRHTIAELVSEVEVIKEFNYTVAKRLDAGEYVVKEASMSKLLGTKIADEVITKCLQMLGGYGYTEEYPLARMFRDSRLGPIGGGTSEILREIIAKMVIDKKDYKPAT, encoded by the coding sequence ATGTATTTCACTGAAGAACATCAGTTATTTAGAGAAAGTCTTCAGGATTTTCTGAAAAAAGAAGTAGTGCCTCATATTGATAAATGGGAAAAAACCGGAACCATTGAACGTTTTATTTGGAAAAAGTTCGGCGAAATGGGATATTTCGGAATTACCTACCCCGAACAATACGGAGGTATGGATTTAGATATCTTCTACATGATTATATGGTTAGAAGAAATGCAAAAAATAAATTCAGGCGGTTTTGCAGCAGCGATGTGGGCACATGCTTATTTGGCAATGACGCACTTAAATGTAGAGGGAACTCCTTATATTAAAGAGAAATACTTGGAGCCAAGTATTGCCGGTGAAAAAATTGGATGTTTATGTATATCAGAACCCTTTGGTGGCTCAGATGTTGCAGGTATGCGAACGGTAGCAATCGAAAAAGAAGATCATTTCTTAATTTCCGGATCTAAAATTTTTATCACTAACGGAGTTTATAGTGATTATCTGGTAGTAGCAGCAAAAACAAATCCTGAACTAGAACATAAAGGAATTAGTATGTTTGTAATGGATAGGGAAGCGGCCGGAATTAATGCAACTAAACTGGATAAATTAGGTTGGAGGGCTTCGGATACAGCCGAATTAGCTTTTGATCAAGTGAAAGTGCCAAAGGAAAATTTGTTAGGTGAAGTAAATAAAGGTTTTGCTTATATCATGCAACATTTTGCATCAGAACGCCTGATCATGGGGGTCAATGCACATGCTAGGGCACAATATGCACTGGATTATACCATAGATTATATGGGGCAAAGAGAAGCCTTTGGTAAGAAAATTGATCAATTTCAGGCTTTACGACATACGATTGCTGAACTAGTTAGTGAAGTGGAAGTAATTAAAGAGTTTAATTATACCGTTGCAAAAAGGCTGGATGCTGGAGAATATGTGGTTAAAGAAGCTAGTATGTCAAAATTGTTAGGAACTAAAATTGCAGATGAAGTTATCACAAAGTGTTTACAAATGCTGGGGGGATACGGGTATACAGAAGAATATCCGTTAGCTCGAATGTTTAGAGATAGCAGGTTAGGGCCTATAGGAGGTGGAACTTCTGAAATTTTAAGAGAGATTATTGCAAAAATGGTGATCGATAAAAAGGACTATAAACCGGCTACTTAA
- the nusG gene encoding transcription termination/antitermination protein NusG, whose product MAEVNNMKKWYVVRSVSGQENKIKDYIEREIAHMGLEDHVSQILVPTEKVIQIRNGKKINKERVYFPGYIMIEANLSGEVPHIIKSINGVIGFLGEVKGGDPVPLRKSEINRMLGKVDELAVKTDNVAIPYTVGETVKVIDGPFNGFNGTVEKVNEEKRKLEVMVKIFGRKTPLELSYMQVEKV is encoded by the coding sequence ATGGCAGAAGTAAATAATATGAAAAAATGGTATGTGGTCCGTTCCGTGAGCGGTCAGGAAAATAAGATTAAAGACTATATCGAACGAGAAATCGCGCATATGGGGCTTGAAGATCATGTATCTCAAATCTTAGTACCGACAGAGAAAGTGATCCAGATAAGAAACGGAAAGAAAATAAATAAAGAAAGAGTTTATTTTCCCGGATATATTATGATTGAAGCAAACCTATCCGGAGAAGTTCCACATATCATTAAATCCATTAATGGGGTGATTGGTTTCTTAGGGGAAGTAAAAGGTGGTGATCCGGTTCCTTTAAGAAAGTCAGAGATTAACCGGATGTTAGGTAAGGTAGACGAATTAGCGGTTAAAACAGATAACGTTGCCATTCCATACACAGTTGGAGAAACCGTTAAAGTAATTGATGGTCCGTTCAACGGATTCAATGGCACAGTTGAAAAAGTTAATGAAGAAAAGCGTAAACTTGAAGTTATGGTTAAAATTTTCGGTAGAAAAACGCCATTAGAATTAAGTTATATGCAAGTAGAAAAAGTATAA
- a CDS encoding helix-hairpin-helix domain-containing protein, translating into MKIKKSHFEFHDRVRNGILLFAVLLLGIIVFTWNYPFTTSQKSVFSENIVYQAKVDSLKRILERKQKEKIILKPFNPNFINDYRGDQLGISAEALDKVYQYRKQEKWINSAEQFQLVTGVSDSLLQKIKPYFKFPEWKTDYAAVKNKNRTVHNLPFHKKGDLNKVTALQLQEEIGIPDFVAEKIITYREEIGGFRDAIQLQDIPSLYTKQRKKLNSLYNVKNKNNLNYINIKEASVKELLSVPYFDFEMALAIHDFILQFPNFSKIEELKEIEGFPFEKIDRIALYLK; encoded by the coding sequence ATGAAAATAAAAAAATCCCATTTCGAATTTCACGATCGTGTTCGAAATGGGATTTTACTTTTTGCCGTTTTACTCTTAGGAATTATCGTATTTACTTGGAATTATCCATTTACAACCTCTCAAAAAAGTGTTTTTTCTGAAAATATTGTTTACCAGGCTAAGGTAGACAGTCTTAAAAGAATACTGGAAAGGAAACAAAAAGAAAAAATCATACTTAAACCTTTTAATCCTAACTTTATTAATGACTATCGGGGAGATCAATTAGGGATTTCCGCAGAAGCTTTAGATAAAGTATATCAATACAGAAAACAAGAAAAATGGATCAATTCTGCTGAACAATTTCAGCTGGTAACCGGAGTTTCAGATAGTCTTCTTCAAAAAATTAAACCCTATTTTAAATTTCCGGAATGGAAAACAGACTATGCTGCAGTAAAAAATAAAAATCGAACAGTTCACAACCTTCCTTTTCACAAAAAAGGAGATTTAAATAAAGTTACTGCGCTGCAGTTACAAGAGGAAATTGGTATTCCCGACTTCGTTGCAGAAAAAATTATAACTTATCGAGAAGAAATAGGAGGTTTCCGTGATGCTATTCAGCTCCAGGATATACCTTCTCTTTACACTAAGCAGAGAAAAAAACTAAACTCTTTATATAATGTTAAAAACAAAAATAACCTTAACTACATTAATATTAAAGAAGCTTCGGTAAAAGAACTGCTTTCCGTACCTTATTTCGATTTTGAGATGGCACTGGCTATTCACGATTTTATACTACAATTCCCAAATTTTTCCAAAATTGAAGAATTAAAAGAAATTGAAGGTTTTCCGTTTGAAAAAATTGATAGAATAGCGTTATATTTGAAGTGA
- a CDS encoding tyrosine-type recombinase/integrase: protein MLIEKFLEYLTLEKKYAQHTITAYRADITSFQQFCIEEFQTSDISKVNYVEIRNWITSLITKDISNRSVNRKITSLKSFFRYLVQIEHLDKSPLDKHKALKTSKKVQIPFSVDEVRTVLDSLETDSENIFKSKRDRLIIELLYTTGIRRTELVNIKLKDVDLANLKLKVIGKRNKERIIPLLLTIEKSFKAYLNQRKLLENSNNTDFLFLTERGVKIYEMLVYRVVNSYFSYASTKLKKSPHMLRHSFATHLLGNGADLNAIKELLGHASLASTQIYTHQSIVKLKEMHKNAHPRNNR, encoded by the coding sequence ATGTTAATAGAAAAGTTTTTAGAATATCTGACTTTAGAAAAAAAATATGCGCAGCATACGATAACTGCATACAGAGCTGATATTACCTCATTCCAACAATTTTGTATAGAAGAGTTTCAAACTTCGGATATATCCAAAGTTAATTATGTAGAAATTCGAAACTGGATTACCAGTTTAATTACTAAAGATATAAGTAATCGCTCGGTAAATCGAAAGATAACTTCCCTTAAATCCTTTTTTAGATACCTGGTTCAGATCGAACATCTTGACAAATCACCATTAGACAAACACAAAGCGCTTAAAACATCTAAAAAAGTACAGATTCCATTTTCTGTAGATGAAGTTCGAACAGTACTTGATAGTTTAGAAACAGATTCTGAGAATATATTTAAATCTAAACGAGATCGGCTAATTATCGAATTATTATATACTACTGGTATTAGGCGTACAGAATTAGTAAATATAAAATTAAAAGATGTTGACCTTGCGAATTTAAAACTTAAGGTAATTGGTAAACGCAATAAAGAAAGAATTATTCCCTTATTATTAACTATAGAAAAATCCTTTAAAGCGTATCTAAATCAGCGTAAATTACTGGAAAACAGTAACAATACAGATTTCTTATTTTTAACTGAACGTGGAGTTAAAATTTATGAAATGCTTGTTTATCGTGTTGTAAATTCATACTTTAGTTATGCTTCCACAAAATTAAAAAAGAGTCCTCACATGTTGCGACATTCATTTGCAACACACTTGTTGGGCAACGGAGCGGATTTAAATGCAATAAAAGAATTACTGGGACATGCTAGTCTGGCATCTACTCAGATATATACACATCAAAGTATAGTAAAGTTGAAGGAAATGCATAAAAATGCACATCCGCGTAATAATCGCTGA
- a CDS encoding alanine/glycine:cation symporter family protein → MNRVLPFFLFIFSSILSAQEEPAEIGLDQQIDQAFAPISDFFSALIFFEIGGIPFVLIVLVLSALFFTVYFGFPNVRYFGTAINVVRGKYDDVEKPGVGDPNAAVDGDIPDTIRDESEEGEVSHFQALATAVSGTVGNGNIAGVALAIALGGPGATFWMIICGLLGMSTKFVECTLGLQYRDIGEDGTVYGGPMYYLSKGLKERGFTVLGKITAVLFAIFCIGGSFGGGNAAQSNQATIVIKDILGLSSTGAGFWIGVALAVLVGVIIIGGIKRIASVTEKVVPFMAVMYLLACLYIIFSNFSLVDDAIGLIFKEAFSPTAIGVGTIIGVLLVGFKRAAFSNEAGAGSASIAHSAVRTKFSASEGLVALLEPFIDTVVICTMTALVIVIFNFGGAFEYGGDGSGMVFINGEGYEGAGITSIAFAEYIPYSNVFLTIAVVLFAVSTMISWSYYGLQSWKYLFGRGKVADMVYKLLFLTFIIIGAAASMKSIWDFSDAMIFAMVFPNMVGLFILFPVVKKQLARYFEAIRISKGN, encoded by the coding sequence ATGAATAGGGTGCTACCTTTTTTTCTATTTATTTTTTCTTCAATACTATCTGCGCAGGAAGAACCTGCAGAAATTGGACTGGACCAGCAAATTGATCAAGCTTTTGCACCTATATCAGATTTCTTTTCGGCTTTGATCTTTTTTGAAATTGGCGGAATTCCTTTTGTATTAATTGTATTGGTATTGAGTGCCCTGTTTTTTACAGTGTATTTTGGTTTTCCCAACGTACGCTATTTCGGTACAGCAATTAATGTAGTGCGAGGAAAATACGATGATGTTGAGAAACCAGGAGTTGGAGATCCTAATGCCGCAGTAGATGGTGATATTCCGGATACTATTCGCGATGAAAGTGAAGAAGGTGAAGTTTCACATTTTCAGGCTTTGGCAACTGCCGTTTCGGGTACCGTAGGTAACGGTAACATTGCAGGAGTAGCATTGGCTATAGCTTTGGGGGGTCCCGGGGCTACCTTCTGGATGATTATATGCGGATTATTAGGTATGTCAACTAAATTTGTCGAATGTACATTGGGTTTACAATATAGGGATATTGGAGAAGACGGTACGGTATATGGAGGTCCTATGTATTACCTTAGTAAAGGGTTAAAAGAACGTGGGTTTACGGTACTTGGTAAAATTACAGCAGTTTTATTTGCTATCTTCTGTATTGGAGGTTCTTTCGGAGGGGGTAATGCAGCACAGTCTAATCAGGCAACCATCGTTATCAAAGATATACTTGGGTTAAGCAGTACGGGTGCTGGATTTTGGATAGGAGTGGCTTTGGCGGTTCTTGTGGGTGTTATAATTATTGGTGGAATTAAAAGAATTGCCTCTGTTACGGAGAAAGTAGTACCTTTTATGGCAGTTATGTATTTATTAGCTTGTCTATATATAATTTTTAGCAATTTTTCGTTGGTAGATGATGCTATAGGATTGATTTTTAAAGAAGCATTTAGTCCTACGGCTATTGGAGTAGGTACCATTATTGGGGTACTCCTTGTTGGTTTTAAAAGAGCAGCATTCTCAAATGAAGCTGGAGCAGGGTCTGCTTCTATTGCACACTCTGCGGTACGAACAAAATTTTCAGCAAGTGAAGGTTTGGTAGCATTATTAGAACCTTTTATTGATACGGTGGTTATTTGTACCATGACTGCATTAGTTATTGTTATTTTTAACTTTGGCGGTGCTTTTGAATATGGAGGAGATGGTAGCGGTATGGTATTTATTAATGGAGAAGGCTATGAAGGAGCCGGCATAACCTCTATTGCCTTTGCGGAATACATCCCTTATTCAAACGTATTTTTAACTATAGCCGTAGTGCTATTTGCGGTTTCTACTATGATATCATGGTCTTATTACGGATTACAGTCATGGAAATATTTATTTGGTCGGGGAAAAGTTGCCGATATGGTTTATAAACTACTATTTTTAACTTTTATCATTATCGGTGCGGCAGCTAGTATGAAATCTATCTGGGATTTTTCAGATGCTATGATTTTTGCTATGGTATTTCCTAATATGGTAGGATTATTTATTTTATTCCCAGTTGTTAAAAAGCAGCTAGCCAGGTATTTTGAAGCTATTCGAATTTCAAAAGGAAATTAG
- the tuf gene encoding elongation factor Tu has translation MAKETFDRSKPHLNIGTIGHVDHGKTTLTAAITKVLSDAGLSEARDFDTIDNAPEEKERGITINTSHVEYQTENRHYAHVDCPGHADYVKNMVTGAAQMDGAILVVAATDGPMPQTREHILLGRQVGIPRIVVFLNKVDMVDDEELLELVEMEVRDLLSFYEYDGDNGPVIAGSALGALNGEQKWVDTVLELMKNVDEWIELPKRDVDKDFLMPIEDVFSITGRGTVATGRIETGIANTGDPVEIIGMGAEKLTSTITGIEMFRQILDRGEAGDNAGILLRGIEKTQISRGMVITKPGSVTPHKNFKAEVYILKKEEGGRHTPFHNNYRPQFYVRTTDVTGNIALPDGVEMVMPGDNLTITVELIQPIAMNVGLRFAIREGGRTVGAGQVTEILD, from the coding sequence ATGGCAAAGGAAACTTTTGATCGTTCCAAACCGCACTTAAATATTGGTACTATTGGACATGTTGATCACGGTAAAACAACGTTAACCGCAGCAATTACCAAGGTGTTGTCTGATGCGGGTCTTTCTGAAGCAAGAGATTTCGATACGATCGATAATGCTCCTGAAGAAAAAGAAAGAGGTATCACTATTAACACATCTCACGTAGAGTATCAGACTGAGAACCGTCACTATGCACACGTAGATTGTCCGGGTCACGCCGATTATGTTAAGAACATGGTAACAGGAGCTGCTCAGATGGATGGAGCAATATTAGTTGTTGCTGCTACTGATGGTCCGATGCCGCAAACAAGAGAGCATATCCTTTTAGGACGCCAGGTAGGTATTCCAAGAATCGTAGTATTCTTGAATAAAGTAGATATGGTTGATGATGAAGAGCTTTTAGAATTAGTTGAAATGGAAGTAAGAGATTTACTTTCTTTCTATGAATATGATGGTGATAATGGTCCGGTAATCGCTGGTTCAGCTTTAGGTGCACTTAATGGTGAACAAAAGTGGGTAGACACAGTTTTAGAGTTGATGAAGAATGTTGACGAATGGATCGAATTACCAAAACGTGATGTAGATAAAGATTTCTTAATGCCAATAGAAGATGTATTCTCTATCACAGGTCGTGGTACAGTTGCAACTGGTCGTATCGAAACTGGAATTGCAAACACAGGAGACCCGGTAGAAATTATTGGAATGGGAGCTGAAAAGTTAACATCAACGATCACTGGTATTGAAATGTTCCGTCAGATATTGGATAGAGGAGAAGCAGGTGATAATGCAGGTATTCTTTTAAGGGGTATTGAAAAAACTCAGATTTCAAGAGGAATGGTAATTACCAAACCAGGTTCTGTAACACCTCATAAGAATTTTAAAGCTGAGGTTTATATCCTGAAGAAAGAAGAAGGTGGTCGTCACACACCATTTCATAACAACTACCGTCCTCAGTTCTATGTAAGAACAACAGACGTAACAGGAAATATTGCACTTCCTGATGGAGTTGAGATGGTAATGCCTGGAGATAACTTGACCATTACAGTTGAATTAATTCAACCTATTGCAATGAACGTAGGTCTTCGTTTTGCAATACGTGAAGGAGGAAGAACAGTAGGTGCAGGTCAGGTAACTGAAATTCTGGACTAA
- the secE gene encoding preprotein translocase subunit SecE, whose translation MAGLTEYLSESYNELKNHVTWTPWPEAQRLTLIVIIFSVLFSLAIWGVDTVFSNAIEYYFTLVKS comes from the coding sequence ATGGCTGGACTTACAGAATATCTATCAGAATCATATAATGAATTAAAAAACCATGTCACCTGGACTCCGTGGCCGGAAGCACAGCGACTAACGTTAATAGTGATTATTTTTTCGGTTTTGTTTTCTTTGGCAATATGGGGAGTAGATACGGTATTTAGTAACGCAATCGAGTATTATTTTACTTTAGTTAAATCATAA
- a CDS encoding DUF2851 family protein codes for MKEDFLHYIWKFQKFNTRSLTTTTQETIKIKRVGDYNTTRSGPDFFNSQIYIDEQLWAGTVEIHINSSDWYVHHHEADAAYDNVILHVVWQDDVELYRKDGTQVPTLSLKEKVSPELLNNYQNLLQTSTNKWIYCEGQLEEIPQIAKTLWKEQLYIQRLIRKSENLKELVTSLKGDWEAVLYQQLFQNFGLNVNGNAFKSIARATDFSIVRKVNRNNENIEALFFGQAQLLRKTTEIEDVSYKIELLNQYTYYQSKYKLSNNGVLPVEFFRLRPPNFPTIRIAQFSALYSMHKDLFFKIIEAKNVDELYKLFEVTPGEFWNTHYTFYKESKPRKKKLSKAFVDLIIINTVIPVKFLYAQSIGNDIVEEIITIIGELPPEHNNITKGFANNSISIASALDSQAVIELKKEYCNNKKCLHCSFGNYLLNKGKKV; via the coding sequence ATGAAAGAAGACTTTTTACATTATATCTGGAAATTTCAAAAATTTAATACTCGGTCACTTACTACCACAACTCAAGAGACTATTAAAATCAAAAGAGTAGGAGATTACAATACTACTCGTTCCGGTCCTGATTTCTTTAATTCGCAAATTTATATAGACGAACAACTTTGGGCAGGCACCGTAGAAATTCATATCAATTCCAGTGACTGGTATGTACATCATCATGAGGCGGATGCAGCTTATGATAATGTTATTTTACACGTAGTCTGGCAGGATGATGTAGAATTGTATCGAAAAGATGGTACTCAGGTACCTACCTTAAGTCTTAAAGAAAAAGTTTCTCCTGAACTCCTTAATAATTATCAAAACTTACTACAAACTTCTACAAACAAGTGGATCTATTGTGAAGGTCAATTAGAAGAAATACCACAAATCGCTAAAACCCTTTGGAAAGAACAATTGTACATTCAACGCTTGATCCGTAAATCCGAGAATCTTAAAGAATTAGTTACTTCGCTAAAAGGTGATTGGGAAGCAGTTTTATACCAACAATTATTTCAAAACTTCGGTTTAAATGTAAATGGTAATGCTTTTAAAAGTATTGCAAGAGCAACTGATTTTTCTATTGTACGAAAAGTAAATCGCAATAATGAAAATATAGAAGCGCTATTTTTTGGACAGGCGCAACTACTAAGGAAGACTACAGAAATAGAAGACGTATCTTATAAAATAGAACTTCTAAACCAATACACCTATTACCAGTCAAAATATAAGCTGTCCAATAATGGAGTTTTACCAGTCGAATTTTTTAGATTACGACCTCCTAATTTTCCTACCATTCGTATCGCTCAGTTCTCTGCATTGTATAGCATGCACAAAGATTTATTCTTTAAAATTATCGAGGCTAAAAATGTAGATGAATTGTATAAATTATTTGAAGTAACTCCTGGCGAATTTTGGAATACTCATTACACCTTTTACAAAGAATCAAAACCCCGTAAAAAGAAGCTTTCTAAAGCTTTTGTAGACTTAATTATCATTAATACCGTTATCCCGGTTAAGTTCTTATATGCTCAAAGCATAGGAAATGATATTGTTGAAGAAATAATAACTATAATCGGAGAATTACCTCCGGAACATAACAATATAACTAAAGGTTTTGCTAACAATAGCATTTCAATTGCTTCTGCCCTGGATAGTCAGGCAGTAATTGAATTAAAGAAGGAGTACTGTAATAATAAAAAATGTTTGCATTGCTCCTTTGGCAATTATTTGCTTAATAAAGGAAAAAAAGTCTAA
- a CDS encoding PspC domain-containing protein, with amino-acid sequence MFSNLRHILERNGYYVSNRLADRLGMRTKNVRLFFIYLTFATAGLGFAIYLTLAFWLKLKDLIYTKRTSVFDI; translated from the coding sequence ATGTTTTCCAATCTGAGACATATTTTAGAAAGAAACGGATATTATGTTTCTAACCGGTTAGCCGATCGGTTAGGAATGCGCACTAAAAATGTTCGGCTATTTTTTATCTATCTTACTTTTGCAACGGCGGGATTGGGCTTTGCTATTTATCTTACCTTGGCTTTTTGGTTAAAATTAAAAGATCTAATTTATACTAAAAGAACTTCCGTTTTCGATATTTAG